The Deinococcota bacterium genome includes a window with the following:
- a CDS encoding undecaprenyl-diphosphatase: MVTWSLVTALEALILGLVQGITEFLPISSSGH; encoded by the coding sequence ATGGTAACTTGGTCTCTCGTGACAGCACTCGAAGCACTCATCTTGGGCCTCGTTCAGGGAATCACCGAGTTCTTGCCGATCTCGAGCTCGGGCCAC
- the mgtE gene encoding magnesium transporter — protein sequence MPEYTTTLPRDIQRLIEEGRWKQLAADHLDWPDVETVAPELVDTLLSLNKPDRVLLFRALPRRIATEVLASLEGETRDALLLELTDKEAKRLLEDLNPDDRTYLLGELPGQVTQRMLNLLSPEDLAEARLLLGYPEDSVGRLMTPDYLAIKPDWTVSRALEHIRKRGHESETANVIYVVDKDWRLIDDMPLRRLVLADPDARIEDIMDDTFVSLQATDDREEAVRRMRRYDRVALPVVDTTGVLIGIVTVDDVFDVAEEEATEDFHRVGGVVPLRSSYWEAGLSVLYRSRIVWLAALVLVNLVSSGIIAAYEEALEALVALAFFIPLIIDTGGNAGSQSATMMIRAISTGDVKLHQWTRVLLKEAGIGLAIGVTLGAMGFILGLIRGGAEIGMQLGSIVLLTMVIMLVLTNLIGMILPFILTKLKLDPAVASGPLITSIADAVGLIVYFSIATAILGIGAG from the coding sequence ATGCCTGAATACACCACCACCTTACCGCGCGACATTCAGCGCCTCATCGAGGAGGGGCGCTGGAAGCAACTCGCTGCCGACCACCTGGACTGGCCGGACGTAGAAACGGTCGCACCGGAACTGGTGGATACCCTCCTGAGCCTGAATAAACCCGACCGGGTGCTGCTGTTTCGCGCCCTGCCTCGCCGGATCGCCACGGAAGTGCTCGCCTCGCTCGAGGGCGAGACGCGAGACGCGCTGCTCCTCGAGCTTACCGACAAGGAAGCCAAACGCCTGCTCGAGGACCTCAACCCCGACGACCGCACCTACCTGCTGGGAGAGCTGCCGGGGCAGGTGACGCAGCGGATGCTGAACCTCCTGTCTCCCGAGGACCTGGCGGAGGCCCGGCTGCTGCTCGGCTATCCCGAGGACAGCGTCGGCCGCCTGATGACGCCGGACTACCTGGCCATCAAGCCGGACTGGACGGTCAGCCGGGCCTTGGAGCACATCCGCAAGCGGGGGCACGAGAGCGAAACCGCGAACGTCATCTATGTGGTGGACAAAGACTGGCGCTTGATCGACGACATGCCCTTGCGCCGTCTGGTGCTGGCCGATCCGGACGCGCGCATCGAAGACATCATGGACGATACCTTCGTGAGCCTCCAGGCGACCGACGACCGCGAGGAGGCCGTCCGGCGCATGCGACGCTACGACCGGGTGGCCCTGCCGGTGGTCGATACGACCGGCGTGCTCATCGGCATCGTCACGGTTGACGATGTGTTCGACGTCGCGGAAGAGGAAGCCACCGAGGACTTCCACCGGGTCGGTGGGGTGGTGCCGCTGCGCTCGAGCTACTGGGAGGCCGGCTTGAGCGTCTTGTACCGCAGCCGTATCGTGTGGCTGGCGGCGCTGGTGCTCGTCAACCTGGTCTCCTCGGGCATCATCGCGGCGTACGAGGAGGCACTCGAGGCGCTCGTGGCATTAGCGTTCTTCATCCCCCTGATTATCGATACCGGCGGGAACGCGGGCTCGCAGTCCGCCACCATGATGATTCGCGCCATCAGCACCGGAGACGTGAAGCTGCATCAGTGGACGCGGGTGCTGCTCAAGGAAGCAGGCATCGGTTTGGCTATCGGCGTGACCCTTGGCGCGATGGGCTTTATCCTCGGCTTGATTCGTGGTGGCGCGGAGATCGGTATGCAGCTCGGTTCGATCGTGCTCCTGACCATGGTCATCATGCTCGTCTTGACCAACCTCATCGGCATGATCCTGCCCTTTATCCTCACCAAGCTGAAGCTCGACCCGGCCGTGGCGAGCGGGCCACTCATCACCTCGATCGCGGATGCGGTCGGGTTGATCGTCTACTTCTCCATCGCCACCGCGATTCTGGGGATCGGCGCCGGCTGA
- the rpsF gene encoding 30S ribosomal protein S6 yields the protein MHQYDLNIILSPNLNEAQLQTEKDAIATQIERVQGEVVGADEWGMKRLAYPIEKNAEGYYLIYRLKLPAEAPKALASNLRLRDNIMRALVVRERPDWKTRRAKKPAAEEAIAS from the coding sequence ATGCACCAGTACGACCTCAACATCATCTTGAGCCCGAACCTGAACGAGGCTCAGCTTCAGACCGAGAAGGACGCCATAGCCACGCAGATCGAGCGCGTCCAGGGCGAAGTCGTCGGCGCGGACGAGTGGGGGATGAAGCGGCTGGCCTACCCAATCGAAAAGAACGCGGAGGGCTACTACCTCATCTACCGGCTCAAGCTGCCGGCCGAGGCCCCCAAGGCGCTCGCGAGCAACCTCAGATTGCGCGACAACATCATGCGCGCGCTCGTCGTTCGCGAACGCCCCGACTGGAAGACCCGCAGGGCCAAAAAGCCCGCGGCGGAAGAGGCTATAGCCTCATAG
- the ssb gene encoding single-stranded DNA-binding protein has translation MARGLNSVYLAGTLTQAPELRYTPGGLAILELNLGGNDHVTGSDGQSRELAWYHRVTVFGKQAEYLTDQLQQGTPVFVDGRINYRTWEDQSGQKRSALDVKAVRVEVMTTGSRKAEATVTDAKGQERLRDALNQVTIIGNLIKDAELRYTPGGDAVTRFVVAVNEQYRDRSGQDQESVHFVEVNVWRELAEGCAELAKGDPVFVSGRLVTDNWTDKDGNRQFKTKIEGSRVEYLTRGPGGGGTGARPAQAGQQAGPDKDDRASQKLDIDEEFPPEEDLPF, from the coding sequence ATGGCAAGAGGACTCAACAGCGTTTATCTCGCGGGCACGCTCACCCAGGCACCGGAACTGCGCTACACCCCGGGCGGCTTGGCCATTTTGGAGCTCAACCTGGGCGGCAACGACCACGTCACCGGCAGCGACGGCCAGAGCCGCGAACTCGCCTGGTACCACCGGGTGACGGTTTTCGGCAAGCAGGCCGAGTACCTGACCGACCAGCTCCAGCAGGGCACGCCGGTCTTCGTCGACGGCCGCATCAACTACCGCACCTGGGAGGACCAGAGCGGCCAGAAGCGCAGCGCCTTGGACGTCAAGGCCGTCCGCGTCGAGGTGATGACCACCGGCTCGCGCAAGGCCGAGGCTACCGTCACCGATGCCAAGGGCCAGGAGCGCCTCCGCGACGCCCTCAACCAGGTGACCATCATCGGCAACCTGATCAAGGACGCCGAGCTGCGCTACACGCCCGGCGGCGACGCCGTGACGCGCTTCGTGGTGGCGGTCAACGAGCAGTACCGCGACCGCAGCGGCCAGGACCAGGAGAGCGTGCATTTTGTTGAGGTGAACGTGTGGCGCGAGCTCGCCGAGGGCTGCGCCGAACTTGCCAAGGGCGACCCCGTGTTCGTCAGCGGACGCCTGGTGACGGACAACTGGACCGACAAAGACGGCAACCGTCAATTCAAGACCAAGATTGAAGGTTCGCGCGTCGAATACTTGACCCGTGGCCCCGGTGGAGGTGGCACCGGCGCCCGTCCCGCCCAGGCCGGCCAGCAGGCCGGTCCTGACAAGGACGACCGAGCGAGTCAGAAGTTAGACATCGACGAGGAATTTCCACCTGAAGAGGATCTACCCTTCTAA